The candidate division WOR-3 bacterium nucleotide sequence ACGAATTATTCCGTAACGCGATCATCCCGCCGTTGATATAAAGATAACGAGTCCTCTCCGAAGTCGGAAATCCAATACCCACCTGGATCGTATCATGCGAGGGTTTGCTCCACGCCGTAGGTGGCGAATGCCAGGTAAAACACCAACCGTCAGCTAGGTGCCGTGTCAATGGCGTATTCTGATACTGCCGGTAAGGAATTACCTCACCAGTCACCAGATCCGTCACCTCGACCGTATTCACCGGACCGCCCGGATTCTTGCGGCGCCAGACAATCTCGTAGTCATTACCCCGCCACGCCCAAAGACCATGCATGTACACGGTATCGGCACTATCCTCTGCTGCAGGCAAGGGCACTGGTATGCTGGCAACAAGATACTGCGACGGATAACTGCCGCTCATGATCTCGATCGAATCAAAGACCGCAAATGTCGCCGGCAGTTCCGGGGTGCCGATGTCTGGATTGATTAACATCCCATTGACAGTAGGCGCAATCTCGTGCGGCACATATCCCGAACCGATACGCACTACATAATCGATCGTATCCAACACTCTCGCGTCATCCTTTAGCAATGCTGTATAGCGGCCGCCCGTATACGGTATCTGATGATCGTGCTCGTTCGTGAAAAAAACCGTCGCCGTATCCGGCGCCAAATACTCGATATACAGCCGATAATCCGCATCGATATCCTGCGGATAAGCGACCGAAGCATCGACCAACTCGGCAATCTGTTCATTACCAGACACCAACTCGATCATGGGATCACTTGGCGGCACGTAGTTCGCCGGATCACGGCGGGCGCGAACACTGTCACTGCTCAAGCCACTCTCAAACCAGATCGCGCGCGGCCCGTACACCTCTACAGAATCATACTGGTAAACCCAAAGAGTATCATAATTACCCAGCGTATCTATGTAAACATAAGGGGTAGAATCAATGACAAAGATCGAATCGTAAGTCGCTCTGATGTAATTGTAATCGAAGGAAGTCACCGCATAGTGATACATAAAACCATTGCGCACGTCTTCGTCAACAAAGATATGGGATAGACCTGTATTGCTCGCTGCCAAAGGTTCGGGTTCGAATGCAGTATCCGTAATGGTAATATCATTGCTCAGATCGAAGGATGCCAGCATTTCCCATGTACCGACCTGCCCGGTCGTGCTCTTCCAGACACGGTATCCCTCGAAATCATACTGGCGGTAGAACGGGTCATAATTTAATGAATATGGGTCACCGACAATATCAAACCACGGATCTCCGGTCACTTCGGGCAGGTTATCCCACACCAGGGTTATCTTTGCATCACCGGGGATAAGGGTCAGGCCAGGTGATGGCGGCGGTCCGGGTATAAACCAGTTCATATCGTGGCAGAACTGCGCCCAGTAATCAACCAAAATCAGTGCCGTATCCGGCCTCATATAATAACCATACCAATTTGCGAACACCAGGGCAAGCACGAGTGTAGCCGTCGAATCGGGCATGAGTTGGAAGGGTCCGCTCGATTGCAGCCAGCGCTGGTCATCGGGATCTACAGGAACTGTATCGTACGGTTCGTAAGCACCGGTGTGGTAATTGTATCCGGCGAGTGTCATGTATCGCTCGCGATCATAATTCGGCTCCAGATTCAGGGTGAACCGTTTGAACGCGGTCATACCCAGCTGCGGGATCTCTGACGGGTCGCGCCAGTCCTGCAAACCATCATGGTCAACATCCCATGCCGCGGGAGGCAGGTTGTTTACGAAATAAACACTGTCCCTCTCGTACTGGTCCAGAATACCATCGTCATCCTTGTCCTCGCCCTCGACCAGATCATACGGTGTCCTGACCAGATCATAGCCCATGGCAGCGGGGTACCACGGAGGTGTCCCCGGCTCTTCTGTTTCCTGCCATTGATAAGCCAGATTGTCGATATAAAATGAATCTCCATTGATTACATACCACTGGCCCACAATAGCAGAAATACGATCGTTAGCTACCGTACCTGCTTCGTTGCCTATATCATTATCCGCACAGATACCAAGGTAGAACTCGGTCATATTCTGTCCCGAGACATTCTTTATTTCAAAGACTAAATACGCAACATCCATTAATAAATTCAAACTCCACACATGTACACTCTGGTAGACTTCAAAGCCAATGGGTCTGGTATCGCCTGCAACATGATAAAGACTATCAGCATCGTTATATACACACCACGAATCCTGATGGGAGAGTGATCTTTGAGGCGCGGTTGGATAGGTCGCGGCCGGCGGCGGCCATGGATTAGGATAGAAATATATTATCGCCTGGGGATCGCTGACCGACATGCCGCAGAGACCAGGCGCGTACTCACTCGCGCCGCCCGACGGCATGTAACCGATGGTCACCATTGTATCGTTCTCGACCGTATCTACTGCACCGACCCACGTTCCGGCACCGTAGATATAGTTCTGACCAGAACCCACCGGCCACCAGCAGCCAGCATTGTTCCCGGTTTCGTCCTGTCCGAATTTGCCGTAGTTGCTGACGCACAATTCTACGTTGTTTATGTTATGCCTCAGGATCTGAAACTCCCGGCCTGTGGTGGTCGTGACTACGGTTCTGCCGAAGACGCATAATGCCGTGCTCAACAAAACAAATATGATCTTCATGATCCCTCCCCTTTCTGCTACAAAACCATCAGATCATATGAGCAGGACCACCAGGAATATGATGACCCTTCTCGGGTGACTCAAGAACAAGATATTTCCCTTTCATACCAATACTCCGGTGGCCCTGCTCATGATTCCTCTCAATCACCGTTTGCGCCGCTTCTATAACAAATCATAATAAGCGGCTGTGAGAAATCTGTGAATTTTAGTGCTCAGCCACCCGGGGGTGCATTAGCAAGAGCCTCATAGACCTCCACGGTCTCCTTTTGGGGCTCGGTTTTAAGCTCTTTCCTGAGAGCCTTTTTTAGTTCCTGAAAGTCCTGTTCAATTTCACCAAATCTACCCAATTGAGCAAGTACACGCATCAATCTACAATGATGCTTCTCGTCAAGAAAGTTCAATGATATCAGTTTCTTGCTGACGTTCATCGCCCCGATGTATTCCCCGTCTCCCTCGTACTGTTCAAAAAGCATGACCAAACCTTCTTCATACCTGGACTGATAGTGCCGCCGCATCTGCTCTACCCAATCATCATACCACCCAGATGCAAAACCTTCTTTATATACGCTGCTCATCTTGTCGAGCAACCTTCTTTTCTCTGCCTCATCAGCCGTCTCTTTTGCCTTTTTCAACAAAGCCTCGAACTCATCGGTATCAAGATTCACCAAAACGCCCGAAACCAATTGGTATGAACCCTTGGCAGAACATATCAGGTCTTCTTTTATCCCAAGCGTCGACCTGGTAATTTCCCTTATGTACTGCATTGCCTTGCGCAGGCTGATACTTCCTTTTTTACTGGACACTTCATGCCACATGGTATCGATGAGAATATCACCGCTTACTTTCTCACCCTTGTGCAGGAGCAGGTAGAAGAAGAGTCTTTTTGTCTTTGATGTCTGCCACAGGTCATCATCGATCGGCCGGTCATCAATAACAACCTCTGGAACGCCGAAGAATTTTCCATCGATCCAGTGGATGTCCAGCTTTGACTTCTTTATGATCGCCTTCACATACCCCTGCTCGATGTCGTGCGAGCGGATCACCTGCATCATCCATTCATTCTGCCGTAATTTCTTCAATAGCAGATAGTCATATCCCTTTTCGCGGCTTATCCGCGTTGCCCTGCACAGGAAATCGCAGCTCTGAGTTGTGTCATTTAAAAGGTAAAATAATCTGCTAAGTTCCATACCAATGAGGAATTGATGGAAGATTTCATTGAATTTCTCTGCGAGATGCATAGACGCAATCAGTATATCCTCTGCGTCGCGGAACTTACCCTCCGCCATCCTTATCATCCCTTCTGTCACAAGATAAGGTATTGCTTCCGCATCATCGCGTGATTTCTTCAATGTCCATATTGCCGAAAGACACTTCTCGGCTTCGATAAGATCTCCATCCGCCAGGCATATCTTGCACATCTCATTCATAGCTATGACCGTCAAACGTTCGACACCAAGTTTATCGGCCATTTGTAGCGACTTGTTGAGATATTGTTTCGCTTTTTCCAATTCCTCGGCTTCTTGATACAAAAGTCCGTAACCGCTCCAAAGCGCAACCATTGACCACATATCATTATATGAACTGCACGTCTTCACACCAATGTCCAAGATCGACTTCGCCTCTGCTGCGTGGCCAAGCAAGATACTAAACCTGGCCGCATTAAAGAAACCCGCCCCGCAACCAGGCGAAAAATGATGGGCAAGTATACCAGTTATTTTCGAAAGTTTTGCATAGGCAGTGTTCAGATTACCCATTTTCCATTCGCTCATTGCCCAGTTGTTGAGAATACTCGCCTCAATATCTCCATATCCCCCGTGCTGTGCGATCGTATAGGCCTTATCATAGAGGCTTACGGCCTTAGGCGAATATCTTCCACCGAGTGCTGTGTGAAGCGAACCGAGTGAATTCAGTATCGAAGCTCTCGTCAGGCTCGAACCTCGCGGACATACTTTAAGTGCATCACGGTAGTAACGCATGGCGGACTTGAATTTACCCTCGGTGTAACTGATGCCACCCAGAGCGTATAAAACATCTGCATGCTTCCGTTTTGCCCGTGGCATCTTTTTCAAGAGCCCCCGAGCTCTCAGTATACTCTTGCGGGACTCGACAAGCCTTCCCACGATGGTTAATGCGCGGGAATATGTAATGAGAAGATCGTGATCGCGAATGCGGATCTTCGCCGGGATCTGCTCGACATAGCTACATAACATTCCGCTCCTGCCCTCCCCCGTATAGAGGGGACCGATTCTGTTTATTATGGCGATCATTCTCTTGTATGCTCCTGCCTGCGCGTAGAATGAAAGTGCCTCGTCATACTTATCTTTCTTCGCGAGATAGTCAGCAGCACGCATGCGTATTGCCCTCTTCAGCTTCGCATCGGTGAACTTACTGTAAAGAAAATCCCTGAATAGATTATGCAAGCGGTAGCCATGCTCTGGTATTTTAACGACAAAAGCATTGCGCCTTGCCAGTTCAGAAAGCAACACACTTGAATTCTTGCGTCTTGTGGCAGCGTCAAACAACTCCGGATTCAGCAACTCAAATAACGAACATTCGAGCAGAAATCTGCGCATACGAGCCGTTTCCTGAAAGTAGATTTCCTGAGCGAAGTAGTTGAAGAGACCTGCCTGTGACTGCAAATATCCGCTGACCAGTGTTCTGGTATGCTCAGACGATGTAATTCCTTCAAGATAACTTGTCGATTGAATCATTAACCGCAGACTCACTGGCCACCCTTCAGAGTATTTCTCCACCCATTCGAGATCCCGTGACTTCAGCGGAATCGAATACGTCTTCTTGAAAAGCTTGCTGATCTCGCCCTTGGTGAATCGCAGCTGCTGACTGGTCAATTCAAAGAATTCATCTCTGGCTGTCATCAGCGCAAAATAGAGGTCTGGTTCTGAACGCGACGTAATGATGAAATGCAGGTTAGCCGGCATGTGTTTGAACAAGAAGTCGAGCGTTTTGTCGACAGCCGTGGAAGGCTGCAGGGCATGATAATCCTCCAGGATGACGTACGTGTCTTCCTTTATGCATTCCACGACTTCGTTTATGAACGTACCAACAATAATATCAGAATAACGGTACGGCTGGTTAAAAAGATGGCGTAGATGAGCCACCTTCCTGCCAAAGGATGGCTTCAGTTTCTGTAACCCGGCAACGAGATAGGAGAAGAAAACCGCGGGCTCGGCATCCGTTCTCTCGAGATGATAATAGACAATCGGCCTGTTCTTCTGCGACATGAAATGTGACAGTAATGTAGTCTTTCCATATCCATGACCCGCGCACAGAAGTATGACCTTCTTATCGAGATTTCTCGACATGATATGCAGCAAACGCTGACGCCTTAGGGTTTTTGTCTTTATTTCCGGAGGCTGCAGTTTACTAAGTAAAATTATACCAGGTTCCTTCCCTCGCACAATAAAACTATAACTGACAACTTCTAAGTTGTCAAGCATTGTTTCAAACGCCATACATAGAACGATGTTTCACACATCGCCATTCGTTTGACGATTTCGAAAAGCGAAACGGATAACGGCGTCGATCATCAAAACCATCTTTCGAAAACGCATCGCTCTTCGCAACCAACCAACGTAGGACGATCTCCATGATGTTGACACCCATCACGCAGGCTATTATAATGAACCGTGAAGGTCGACGTTGCTATTCCCAAAACAAGAGTGGATTTCCTCACTTACAATACGTCCGATGACCTAAATCCCGGTGATCTTGTACTCGTCCCGGTCAGGAAGAAAACGAAATTCGGCATTGTCATCAATAAAAACTCGCAAAGGGATGTTTCGGGCATGAGGGATATCGAAGAAATTCTCCACAGAGAATTCATTCCACAAAATCTGCTGACCTTGTACCGGTGGTTGGCAGACTATTATCTAACACCTCTTGGAGAAGTTCTGAAGGTCGCTTTACCATCCAAGATCTTGAAAAAATACGAGTTCGTTGAGATAAGTAGAGGTGAACCTGCAAAAGTCCGGGCACCAACGCCTAATTATTATCAGAATTTCGCGATCAGGCAAATCACCGAAGCGCTGGATGCAAATATTTACGCAACTTTCTTGTTGCACGGAATAACTGGAAGCGGCAAGACCGAAGTCTATATAAGGTGTATTGAAAAAGCGATCAAAAAGGGAGGCCGGGCACTCGTTCTCGCACCTGAAATATCGATGACGCCCCTGCTATTTGAAAGATTCGAGGAACGATTCCATAACGAAGTAGTCACTATTCACTCAACGTTGTCGGATAAGGACCGCCGGCAGATATGGCATGCCGTCAAGGATGGGAGGTACCGCGTTGTCATCGGGCCTCGCTCAACCGTTTTCATTCCAATGCCGGGCCTAAAGATCATCATCGTCGACGAGGAGCATGATCAATCCTACAAAGAACATACACGTATGCCTCATTACAATGCACGTGATGTAGCTGTCGCGCGCTGTCAATTTGAGAATATTGTTGCCGTACTGGGAAGCGCCACTCCCCAGGTCGAATCTTACTACAACACGGAGATCGGCAAGTACCGGTTGCTCGACCTCAAAGAACGTATCGATTCCCGGCCACTTCCAGAGATCGAGATAGTGGATATCAGACAAGAAGCGAAACCATATATATCACCAGAGCTGCAATCCAGGATCGAGCAGACGGTCAGAACCGGTGAGCAGGTGATTATCTTTCTTAATCGGCGGGGCTTCGCGGCCAGCCTCATGTGCCCGCACTGTGGATTCACCGCCAGGTGTCCTTTCTGTAACCTCCCACTCGTCTACCATAAACCCGAGAAGGATGACTCGGCATCACTCTCATGTCACATCTGCGAATACAAGTCCCCCTTGCGAAGCACTTGCCCCAAATGCCGTCGGGGCACGCTTCTATATCGCGGTGCTGGAACCCAGCGTATCGAAGAACTACTAAGAAAGACAATAAAAGATTTGGAAATCGCCGGCCCCGAAGACCGTTCACTGATCGTGCGCCTCGACCGGGATTCGGTTCGGCCAAAGGGCAAAATGCACAGCATTCTGAAAGCCTTTGAAAACGGAACTGCAAAAATACTCCTGGGAACCCAGTTAGTTACGAAAGGGTTCGATTTCCACGATGTCACGCTCGTTGGCATCGTCAACGCAGATATCATCCTTCACCTACCAGATTTCCGGAGCGGAGAAAAAACTTTTCAGGTGCTCACCCAGGTTGCCGGACGCTCTGGCCGGGGCAAGAAACCAGGAAAGGTCCTTATCCAGACCTACCACCCTGAACAGTATGCAACAATCTTCGGCCAGTTGCAGGATTACGGGAAGTTCTATAAGAACGAGTTATCGAGCCGCAAAGAATTAGGCTTCCCCCCATTCTCAAGACTTATTCTCATAAGGCTCAAAGGAACGGACGAAAAGGGTATCTGGAAAGAAGCGAACAGAATACACTCATTACTGCAGAAGACCGGCGGCTTCGAAATATTCGGACCGAATCGTTCCTTCTATTATAAAATTAGAAAGCAATTCCGGGTATTCATTGTTCTTAAACTAGGCAAAAATTATCCTCACCGCAAACTAAGATTTCTACAGGAATACAGGACAGGTAAATGCCAGATCGAGATCGATGTTGATCCGATCGACGTTTTCTAGAATATTGACTTGATGATTATTTGGAGATCAGTGACGATGGACTGGTTTTTTATGTAGTATAGATTATAGTAATCCTTTTCTTTATCTGTCAATTCGTGTTTTTTCTCTCTTGATTTTAGCTGGACCAACCCAGTCAAGCCGGGTTTGTAAATGGGATGGAAATTGTCTGCAGTACACTCTATTATCTCCGAACCAACAATGCTCAGACGTCCAACGAGTATTGAGAAATACAGCGGAACGCGTTTCATGAAACCAAAACCGCCGTCGAAATAGCATACGCTCACCCCTTTTCCGTTGGCATCTATTATCTTCTTCGTTCGAAACCGTGCACCAGCAATGAAATTCAAAAGAAAAAATGGTGCACTAAGAATGATAATAATGGCCGAAGCAATAATATCGAACAACCTTTTTACCATCAGATCAAGTGGACCTGCAAATGCAGTAATATCAAGCATCGGGACCGAATCTATCTCATCAACCGTGGATTTTGCCACAATGTATTCCACCTCGTGTGGTACAATACGGAAATTCACGCCCGTGCCCCTTGCCCGGACAATGGTCTGTAGAATCTGGGCGTTGGTTAGACGATCCGAAGAGAAAATAACATCATTTATCTTTTCCACCCGGATCAAATCTTTTACATTTTCGATGGTCGCCAGCACTTCGAGGCCGTCTATTGCCCTGCCAACGGTCTTTGGGTCGAAATCGACGAAACCACATATCTCATAATGCATATCGGGTCGCGCACGTATCTGTTTGAGAATCCTCTTTCCCTCATGGCCTGCCCCGACTATTATCGCACGTCGCAACCTTGATAGCGGTGCGCGCCTGGCTCCGGGCCCTGCAATTCTGTAAGCTACGCGCCATAGCGAAGCGAGTATTAGTATCAATGAAAATGATATCAAAACGATGATACGCGAATACGCGAATTGCTTGAAGAAGTACGTGAACGTCGAATTAGTCAGTAAACCGAACATCGTACCCCAGACTACAGGCTTCAAATGATAATTGCCCCTGCGCTGATACGCGCCGAACAAATAAATGCTTGTCATCCAAACCACCGTGTATATCGGCAGCACAACATTGAACCTCGCCAGCGGATAATGAGGAAACCTTATCCGCATTGACAGGATCAGACTCGCCAAAACGATAAAGAGATCCAGGAGCGGTGGCGCAAGGTTCTTTACCGTCTGCAACAAAAAAGCCATCGTTGCCCTCGCGTAAATACCGGCGGTGAGCAATATCCTCAGCAGGAATGAATAACGTCCCTCAAAATGTTTTCCCACGAATATCAGCATTGTCGAATAGAACTTGGCGATGATCGAAAAATCGCTCTTCTTGCTGCTCTCCCCTTTGTAGTGTATCGCCTTGGTCAGAGGAGTATACATGATTTTCCAGCCGGCCTTCTTTATCCGGTAGGAAAGATCGATGTCCTCGCCGTACATGAAATAGTCTTCATCAAAATAGCCGACCCGATCAAGCACGCTCTTTCTGAGCATCATCAGAGAGCCGGAAAGAACATCCACCTCGGCCTCCGCGTCCGGATCAAGATAGGTTACGTTATATTGCCCGAATAAACGACTCTTCGGGAAAACGCGGCTCAATCCGATTATCCTGCAAAAGGCCACCCAGGGGGTTGGAAAACTCCTGCGGCTTGCTATTTGAAAAGAGCCATCCGGATTGAGCAATTTGCACCCAACAGCTCCGACATCCTGACGCTCGTCGAGGTACTTTTTGAGTACGGCCAACGCATCTTCCTGGATCAATGTATCAGGATTGAGAATGAGGATATATTCGCCCTGCGCGACCCTGATCGCTTGATTGTTCGCCGTGGAAAATCCAACATTGGTGTTGTTCTCAATGAGATTGACATCCGGGAATTTTTTCCTGACCATGGCCTGGCTGCCATCCACCGATGCATTATCAACAATAAATATCTCGATATTCAAATCCCCGCGTGCGCGACCAATGGCAATAAGACACTGCTCGAGAAACGCTTTGACATTATAATTGACAATGATAATGGAAAGGTCCTTCTTCATCATGGAATTATAGGTCAACCAATGACAAAGTCAATAATGTAGCATGCAATCATATTTCGTACATATATATTCTATCCTCGGGTAGGCAGTCAACCATTTGCCAACCGTCAAATTCCCAGACATAAGAAACAATGCGCGTACCAGGTTTTAGCTCGCGTTTGAATTTTTCCTTGAGTCGGTTGTTAGTTGGTCCGTATAAGAAAAGCATTACAGCCGTCGCGTCGCCAATATCTCTTTTGAAAAAATTGCCGAATATGATACTAACCCTTCTGGACTGCCCCGAAATAATCGTCATAAACCATGCAAATATAAATCTGAAAGGGTCGATCTCGATCCCGACTCCGCGCGCGCCGAAACGTTTTGCGGCCGCAATCAAGACACGTCCATCACCACAACCAAGATCGAACACAATGTCATCGTTACCAACCTTGGCGATTCTCAGCATCTTATACACCTTATCCATGGGTGCAGGGTCAAAACCTGCGCCGACGGATAGTGCCCAGTATTTCCACAACACGTAGATAACGAAAACAATGAGAAATATTGCCAGGAGTTGTATCATTTCCCCAAGGAACGAAGATTATTGTTTCTTAAGATAGGGCTTGATGAATTTCAGAATAAACTCCAACCTCTTCTCGCGCCTCCGCGGCGAACCATGCCTGGAAAGCCCGTGCGGCTCGCCTGGGAAATGTACCATTTCCACATCCCTTCCGAGTAGTTTGAGTGCAGCATATAACTCCTCAGCCTGGGTGATCGGGCATCGATGGTCCTGCTCACTATGTATTATCAGTAACGGGGTCTTCATCCTTCTTACATATTTAATTGGAGACATGCTCCAGTAGAACTGAAAATTTCTTTTGTCCCACCAATGACCCTTGAATTCTCTGGACATCGCAAAGCCAAAATCCGATGACCAGAAGGATAACATGTTAACTACGCTGCGCATAGTCACGGCAACCTTGAATAGATCTGTATGACCGATGATCCAGTTGGTCATGAATCCCCCATAACTGCCGCCCATAACACCCATTCTCTTGCGATCCACGTATTTCCTTCTCGTTATCACGTTCAAACCCTTGATGATATCCCGCGTATCCGGTATGCCCCAGCGGTTGTGCAGGTCTTTGGCGAATTTCTCGCCATATCCGACACTGCCGTGCGGGTTCGAGTAGAACACCACATACCGATTCGCCGCAAGCACCTGGAATTCGTGGAACAGAGAATTACCGTATGCAGCGTGTGGACCACCATGGATCTGGACGATGAGCGGATATTTCCTGCCCGGCCTGAAATCAGGAGGTTTCAGTAACCACCCTTGTATTTCATCACCGCCATGACCCTTCCATCTGATCTCTTCTGGCACGGCAAGCTTGTGTGCCCTCAGATAATCCCGGTTTAAATGCGTGAGCTTTTGACGGACACCATCCCGGCAGATATAGAGGTTGCCGGGATCAACCGGATTGCTGATCGCCAGTACCCAGGTACCGACTCCGTCATGATCAAAGGCGTAAATGCATTCATTGACTCCCATCACTTTGCTGGCTTTCTTATTCTTTATGTCGATACGATAGACGCAATAATCGCCGTGATCTACCGTTATATCGTACAGAAACCTGCCATCACTCGAAAAAACAGGACGGTTGGACGCATAGTTTCCTAAATCGTCAACCATCAGTGCCTCAAAAGTGTTGTCGAACGATTTTGTCAGGTTAACTGCCTTGCCGCCCTTGACCGCAACCAACCATTGGTTAATATTGCGCCAGCCAACCCATTCCTCCGGATACAACCTGCCCCGGTATGCCAGATATTTACCATCCGGTGAAAAAACGGGCGACCATTTTGGTCCGGCCGGTGTCTGGATCTTTCTTTCTCTTCC carries:
- a CDS encoding T9SS type A sorting domain-containing protein codes for the protein MKIIFVLLSTALCVFGRTVVTTTTGREFQILRHNINNVELCVSNYGKFGQDETGNNAGCWWPVGSGQNYIYGAGTWVGAVDTVENDTMVTIGYMPSGGASEYAPGLCGMSVSDPQAIIYFYPNPWPPPAATYPTAPQRSLSHQDSWCVYNDADSLYHVAGDTRPIGFEVYQSVHVWSLNLLMDVAYLVFEIKNVSGQNMTEFYLGICADNDIGNEAGTVANDRISAIVGQWYVINGDSFYIDNLAYQWQETEEPGTPPWYPAAMGYDLVRTPYDLVEGEDKDDDGILDQYERDSVYFVNNLPPAAWDVDHDGLQDWRDPSEIPQLGMTAFKRFTLNLEPNYDRERYMTLAGYNYHTGAYEPYDTVPVDPDDQRWLQSSGPFQLMPDSTATLVLALVFANWYGYYMRPDTALILVDYWAQFCHDMNWFIPGPPPSPGLTLIPGDAKITLVWDNLPEVTGDPWFDIVGDPYSLNYDPFYRQYDFEGYRVWKSTTGQVGTWEMLASFDLSNDITITDTAFEPEPLAASNTGLSHIFVDEDVRNGFMYHYAVTSFDYNYIRATYDSIFVIDSTPYVYIDTLGNYDTLWVYQYDSVEVYGPRAIWFESGLSSDSVRARRDPANYVPPSDPMIELVSGNEQIAELVDASVAYPQDIDADYRLYIEYLAPDTATVFFTNEHDHQIPYTGGRYTALLKDDARVLDTIDYVVRIGSGYVPHEIAPTVNGMLINPDIGTPELPATFAVFDSIEIMSGSYPSQYLVASIPVPLPAAEDSADTVYMHGLWAWRGNDYEIVWRRKNPGGPVNTVEVTDLVTGEVIPYRQYQNTPLTRHLADGWCFTWHSPPTAWSKPSHDTIQVGIGFPTSERTRYLYINGGMIALRNNSYMYDTILPEEDETWVIRVNEDYLPPSVYGEVQITGTPGVFTDSAMLLNVKVVPNPYIIHNEWQTRFVQRRVKFINLPNRCTIRIFNLNGELVRTLLHQETSASGVSNDLGGDEWWNVLNDYDELVSSGVYIFHVESDVGEQVGKFVIIN
- the priA gene encoding primosomal protein N', with amino-acid sequence MKVDVAIPKTRVDFLTYNTSDDLNPGDLVLVPVRKKTKFGIVINKNSQRDVSGMRDIEEILHREFIPQNLLTLYRWLADYYLTPLGEVLKVALPSKILKKYEFVEISRGEPAKVRAPTPNYYQNFAIRQITEALDANIYATFLLHGITGSGKTEVYIRCIEKAIKKGGRALVLAPEISMTPLLFERFEERFHNEVVTIHSTLSDKDRRQIWHAVKDGRYRVVIGPRSTVFIPMPGLKIIIVDEEHDQSYKEHTRMPHYNARDVAVARCQFENIVAVLGSATPQVESYYNTEIGKYRLLDLKERIDSRPLPEIEIVDIRQEAKPYISPELQSRIEQTVRTGEQVIIFLNRRGFAASLMCPHCGFTARCPFCNLPLVYHKPEKDDSASLSCHICEYKSPLRSTCPKCRRGTLLYRGAGTQRIEELLRKTIKDLEIAGPEDRSLIVRLDRDSVRPKGKMHSILKAFENGTAKILLGTQLVTKGFDFHDVTLVGIVNADIILHLPDFRSGEKTFQVLTQVAGRSGRGKKPGKVLIQTYHPEQYATIFGQLQDYGKFYKNELSSRKELGFPPFSRLILIRLKGTDEKGIWKEANRIHSLLQKTGGFEIFGPNRSFYYKIRKQFRVFIVLKLGKNYPHRKLRFLQEYRTGKCQIEIDVDPIDVF
- a CDS encoding S9 family peptidase, whose amino-acid sequence is MRRKHVAISDLYRIDFLREIALSPDGKKVAYTVEWMERKDNKYYTNLYVVNDKGKVRHFVRGKKDIKKVRWSPDGKLISFIRTDKQKQNLWAIPSDGGEAYAITDAEGFFGNYGWTPDSKNIVCGFTVKKEDKDRVPDKDKPPLYHHIKSMWYKLDGMGMLPQEKQHVWKVSVRSGKMKQLTRGRNGDDFSDISPDGRYVAFSSNRNEHFEEKFQYYDIYLVDMNTGRERKIQTPAGPKWSPVFSPDGKYLAYRGRLYPEEWVGWRNINQWLVAVKGGKAVNLTKSFDNTFEALMVDDLGNYASNRPVFSSDGRFLYDITVDHGDYCVYRIDIKNKKASKVMGVNECIYAFDHDGVGTWVLAISNPVDPGNLYICRDGVRQKLTHLNRDYLRAHKLAVPEEIRWKGHGGDEIQGWLLKPPDFRPGRKYPLIVQIHGGPHAAYGNSLFHEFQVLAANRYVVFYSNPHGSVGYGEKFAKDLHNRWGIPDTRDIIKGLNVITRRKYVDRKRMGVMGGSYGGFMTNWIIGHTDLFKVAVTMRSVVNMLSFWSSDFGFAMSREFKGHWWDKRNFQFYWSMSPIKYVRRMKTPLLIIHSEQDHRCPITQAEELYAALKLLGRDVEMVHFPGEPHGLSRHGSPRRREKRLEFILKFIKPYLKKQ
- a CDS encoding glycosyltransferase, with the protein product MKKDLSIIIVNYNVKAFLEQCLIAIGRARGDLNIEIFIVDNASVDGSQAMVRKKFPDVNLIENNTNVGFSTANNQAIRVAQGEYILILNPDTLIQEDALAVLKKYLDERQDVGAVGCKLLNPDGSFQIASRRSFPTPWVAFCRIIGLSRVFPKSRLFGQYNVTYLDPDAEAEVDVLSGSLMMLRKSVLDRVGYFDEDYFMYGEDIDLSYRIKKAGWKIMYTPLTKAIHYKGESSKKSDFSIIAKFYSTMLIFVGKHFEGRYSFLLRILLTAGIYARATMAFLLQTVKNLAPPLLDLFIVLASLILSMRIRFPHYPLARFNVVLPIYTVVWMTSIYLFGAYQRRGNYHLKPVVWGTMFGLLTNSTFTYFFKQFAYSRIIVLISFSLILILASLWRVAYRIAGPGARRAPLSRLRRAIIVGAGHEGKRILKQIRARPDMHYEICGFVDFDPKTVGRAIDGLEVLATIENVKDLIRVEKINDVIFSSDRLTNAQILQTIVRARGTGVNFRIVPHEVEYIVAKSTVDEIDSVPMLDITAFAGPLDLMVKRLFDIIASAIIIILSAPFFLLNFIAGARFRTKKIIDANGKGVSVCYFDGGFGFMKRVPLYFSILVGRLSIVGSEIIECTADNFHPIYKPGLTGLVQLKSREKKHELTDKEKDYYNLYYIKNQSIVTDLQIIIKSIF
- a CDS encoding SAM-dependent methyltransferase — translated: MIQLLAIFLIVFVIYVLWKYWALSVGAGFDPAPMDKVYKMLRIAKVGNDDIVFDLGCGDGRVLIAAAKRFGARGVGIEIDPFRFIFAWFMTIISGQSRRVSIIFGNFFKRDIGDATAVMLFLYGPTNNRLKEKFKRELKPGTRIVSYVWEFDGWQMVDCLPEDRIYMYEI